The Flavobacterium johnsoniae UW101 genomic interval TTCCGGAATTTCGATAGCTGCGATTTTTTCTTTTTCTAAAGTAAAATCTAACTTGTTATCGATACTAGTTGTAACCGCAAAACTGCTTTCTTTTGCCGGATATTGTTTTCTTTCAACTCTAACAAAATATTTCTTGTTACAGTTTACTTTAAAAGAATACGATCCGTCTTGTGCTGTGGTTACTTCTTCAATCTGCTGATGGTTTTCATCAAACAAAATAACTTTTGCTCCTTCTATTTTTTCGCTGGCTCTGCTGTCGAAAATAGTTCCGGTTAAAGTTCTTTCGCAAACCAGTTTTTTGGTTTCTGTAAATTTGTAAATATCATCGTTGCCAACACCGCCTTTTTTATTTGAAGAAAAATATCCTTTGCGTGTCTGACTGTCTATGATAAAAGCGAAATCATCAAATTTTGTGTTTATTGGTTCACCAATATTTTGTACTTGATCGAATGTTCCGTTTTCTAAAATTTTAGAAACTACGATATCAAGTCCGCCAAGTCCCGGACGTCCGTCGGTTGCAAAATACAATTCGTTGTCTCCAGAAATAAAAGGGAAAGTTTCTCTTCCTTCCGTATTAATTGAGGGGCCTAAATTTTGTGGTTTCCCGAATGTTCCGTCTGCATTAATAGTAACGCTGTACAAATCTGACTGTCCAAGAGTTCCCGGCATATCTGAAGCGAAATATAATTTCTTTTCGTCTAAACTTAAAGCAGGATGTGCTGTACTGTAACGGTCGCTGTTAAAAGGAAGTTCCGTTATGTTTGACCAATTTCCGTCTACAAGAGTGGCTTTATATAATTTTAGTAAAGTGATATTTTTATCATTTTTACCGCGTTTTCCGTCTAAATAGTTGTTTCGGGTAAAATACATTGTTTTACCATCTTTTGTAAATACCGGAGTCGATTCGTTGAACTTAGAATTAATTTCTTTGTTTAAAAGAACCGGATTGTAAACATTTCCATCTGCTTTTATAGGAGCAATGTATAAATTGGTAAAAGATTTATTGGTCCATTTAAAAGTTTTTCCCTCTGCTTTACCAATTTTTCTGGCTGAACTGAAAACTAAATTGTTGTTATAAAAAGCGCTTCCAAAATCTGAACTTTCTGAGTTTACATTTGCACTCGAAATATCAAATCGGCCAGAATTTAATTTAATCTGCTCTAAGTAATTTTTGTTGTTTTCGAACAAAATCCCTCGGCTGTCTGTATTTGTTTTTTTATTGAAGGCGTCCAGCATTTTATCTGCTTTTGCATAATCTCCAATTGATTTTAGAGATTGTGAATAACGGTATAAATATTCTGGTTCCTGCTGTGCATTTAAGGCAAAAAGCTTATCGTACCAAGCGGCGGCTTTTGGCAGTTCGGCATTAAAATAATAAGCGTTTCCTAATCTCTGGAACATTTTTTCATCTTCATAACCTTTGGCTGCAAGCTTTTCGTAAATGGCAATGGCATCCGCGTAAGCGAAATCATTGTATTCTTTTTCGGCTTTAGCTAAAACTGCTTTTTGTGCTATTGCGTTAAAGAAAAAGAAGGATAAAAAAAGTGTATATACTATTTTTTTCATTTTCATAATTAGAAAAATCTTGGTGATGTAATTCGATTATAACCTTTCATAAATTCAAAACGCAGGAAGATTTCATGCGAGCCGGAATTGTAATTGTTTAACTTGGTTGTTTCGCGGTCGTAAGCATAACCAATGTACATGCTTTTGTTGATTTGAAATCCTGCCAGTGCACTTAAAGCAGCGCTCCAACGGTATGAAACTCCCACAACAAATTTGTCGTTGAACATAAAGTTTGCCGAAGCATCTAACTGAAGCGGCGAACCTTCGACCATTTTCCCTAAAATTGCAGGTTTGAATTTGATGGTTTCGTAACGATCTAAATTGAATACGTAACCTGCAATTAAATAGTAATTGATTTGTTCTTTAAAAATGGCCACATCGTTATCATCATATCGATTGGTCTGGATGAAATTTGGTACAGATAAACCAATATATCCTTTATCTGAATGCCAGTAAACCCCTGCCCCTACGTTTGGTGAAAACTTATTTTTAAAGTCAGAAAACTGCGGGTCTCCCTGGTGTTCCGGCGTTAACTTGTTTGGATCAAGGTTGAAAATATTTGCAGATCCTTTGATACCAAATGAAAGTTTTGCTGTTGCAGATGTTTGAATAGAATAAGAGAAATCTACCGAAAAATTGTTCTCGGTTGTCGGTCCGATTTTATCATTTACCAATGAAAATCCTAATCCTACATTACTACTGTTTATAGGTGTATTTAATGATAAAGTACTCGTTTCGGGCGCTCCGTCAAGTCCAACCCATTGTGTACGATATAACCCAAAAATACTCATAACTCCCCTTGAACCAGCGTAAGCAGGATTTATGTTTATGGTATTATGCATATATTGTGTATACTGAGCATCCTGCTGTGCGAATCCTACGGCAGAACAAAACAATAAAACTAAAGCTATTTTTTTCATTTACTTATTTTTAAGATAATGGCTTAACCTAATGGCTAAGCCATTTTATTGATTTGGACTATTATTTAATTAGATATAAATATCCTGCCTCCTGTTTAGGATTAGAATTGTTATCCTTATATCTTACTATATAATAATAAGTTCCTTCTGGTAGTCCGTTTGATTCTTTAACAGTAGTTCTTCCTTCTGAGAAACCTTTAAATACAATATCATTATTGTTGTAATGATCTCTTTCGAATACGAGAACTCCCCAGCGGTTAAAGATTTGAACCGTATTATCCGGGTAACATTCGATTCCTCTGATGTAAAATCTCTCGTTCATATTATCTCCGTTTAAAGAAATAGCATTAAAGATTTTAATTTTACAACCGTTTACATCAATTTCTGTTGGAGCATCTCCATTCTCATTTGCAGCATCAGACTTGTCTTCTACTTTTATACCGCTTTGAGTAGTTCCAGTAACTGTTGCCTGATTTACTACTGTACCTGCATTAATATCTGCCTGAGTCAGAGTGTAAGTTCCTGTGAAAGTATGTGAATCACTTTCGCCTACTCCTAAACTTATTGGTCCTCCTGTGATTACAACTCCCGGCAATAAATCCGAAATTGTAATATTATGAAGCGGAACATTACCATTGTTTGTAATCGTAAATGTGTAGGTTAATGTTTCTCCAGCTTCTGCATTATCATTTTTGTTATGATCGTTTAATTCTACTTTCATAACTACTGTAATCGATGGCACTTCGACAAAAATCTTAACTATTGCATCTGTACAATTTTCAGGATTTGCTTTTTCACAAATTTGATAAGTCAGAGTATGGCTTCCTCCTTTAGTTCCCGGAGCTACATCAATAGTTCCGTCGCTGTTTAAGGTAATTCCTGTTGGGAAATCACGAGGTGTTAAAATAACATCTGCAGAATTTACCGGAACACCGTTTAATTTATCATTGTCTAAAACATTGATTACTTCCGGCGAACCATTAAGTCCGTCAGCAATTATGTTATCGTCGTCGTTTTCTGCTTCAATACCAAAATGAGGTCTTGCATTACATCCAGAAACTGCTGCAGGATAATTCACTGTTATAGATTCTGTCGGATTTAATGAAAACTGCATAGTAACTGCTGGTCTTGTTAATTGGAAACCGTCATTACCTTCAATCCATTGTCCGTTTACGAATATCCATCCCGGCCAGTCAATTGGTTTGTTATTACTGTCAAGAACTGTACCCGGCCATAAAACAGTACTGCTTAAAGGCATATTGGTTTGAGTCGCTACAACATTATTAGCACTGTCAATCCAGGTAATAGTTATTAAACCTTTTGGCGTGAAATTATCAGCCTTTACATTATATTGAACATAAGGCGCATTGTCTGAACAATAACTGCTTGCTGTTACTGTCATTTTCGGAGCTTCAACCGTTACTGTAACTGACGCTGAAGTACAGTTAGAAGAATTTGCTTTCTCGCAGATTTCATAAGTTAAAGTATAGTTTCCTGGAGGAGCATTTGGAATTAACTCAACTGTTCCGTCTGGTTTTAATGTTAATACATTATTTGGATCTGGAACTAAAACATCTAACTTAACATCTGTTAGTAATAATGGATCATTGTTTAGTGTATCGTTATCTAAAACATTTACTACTTCAACTGTTTCATTAATACCTACTACAGTACCTACAGGATCCGGAGTGGCAACTAATACCGTTTTATCTACCGGAATTGTAATTGTTGCCGGAGTAGCATCTACTGCTCCATTATTGTCTGTTGCTGTAAATGTAAAAGTATCATTTCCTGAAAATGCTCCGCTTGGATCATACGTTAACATTGCAGCTTGTGCAGGAGTTAAAGTTTGATTTGCTGTAACTGGCACGCCAGATAAAGCTAATACTCCATGAGATGGTAAAGTAACTACGATATAGTTTACAATTGTTCCGTCTGTATCTGTTGCAGTCAGCGCTTTAATTGCTGTTGCTCCTGCTCTTGAAGGAATATGTGAATTTGTATCGTCATGTGCAACTGGTGCATTATTACCAACCGGAATTGTTATTGTTGCAGGTGTTACTGCAGACAATCCTAAATTGTCTGTTGCGGTAAATGTAAACGTAACGTTTCCTGTAAATGTTCCGCTTGGCGTGTACGTTATCATTGCAGCTTCTGCCGGTGTCAATATCTGACTTAACACAATTGGATTTCCTGCTAAACTTAAAGCTCCATTTGCTGGTAAGCTTAAAATTGTATAATTAGCTATTGTTCCGTCAACACCTGTTGCTGTTAAAGCATTGATAGTTGTTGGTCCAGCTGTTGAAGCAATTACATTGTTTGTATCACTGTTTGCAACTGGTGCATCGTTAACCGGATTAACCGTTATTTTAACTGTTACTGTGTTACTGTCAAGGTTTCCGTCATTAGCTTTATAAGTAAAACTATCTGTTGTGGTTTCACTTCCGTCATGAACGTAAGTAAAAGATCCATCTGCATTTAAAGTTAAAGTTCCGTGAGATGGTCCTGTAACTAAAATTGCTGTTAAGGCATCACCTTCGACATCTGAGTCGTTTGATAGAACACCTGTAAGTGCAGGAACATTTAAAGTTGCTCCTTCATCTACTGTGTATTCATCTTTTAAAGCAACCGGCGCATCGTTTACAGCTGTAACCGTGATTTCGATATTGGCTGTTGCGGTTAAGCTTCCGTCTGTAATTATATAAGGAAAACTGATTGGAGTTGTTGAGTTAAAATCTGCTGAAGGTGTAAAAGTAATTACTCCCGCTGCTGAGATGTTAACTGTTCCATTTGGAACTGTGATTGACTGAACACCTCCTGTTAATGCTGTTCCGTTGATTGAAACAATAGAAAGTGTATCTCCTTCAACATCTGTGTCATTTACAAGCGGCGTTAACGTAACCGTATTGTCTTCTGCAACTGTATATTCATCTTTTACAGCAACTGGGGCATCGTTTACGGCTGTAACCGTGATTTCGATATTGGCTGTTGCTGTTAAGCTTCCGTCAGTAATCACATAAGGGAAACTGATTGGTGTTGTTGAGTTAAAATCTACTGAAGGCGTAAAAGTAATTACTCCCGCTGCTGAAATGTTAACCGTTCCATTTGGAACTGTGATAACTTGTGCTGAACCTGTTAATGATGTTCCGTTGATTGACACGATAGAAAGCGTATCTCCTTCAACATCTGTATCATTTACAAGCGGCGTTAACGTAACCGTATTGTCTTCTGCAACAGTGTATTCGTCTTTTACTGCAACAGGGGCATCGTTTACGGCTGTAACCGTGATTTCGATATTGGCTGTTGCGGTTAAGCTTCCGTCAGTAATCACATAAGGGAAACTGATTGGCGTTGTTGAGTTAAAATCCGCTGAAGGCGTAAAAGTAATTACTCCCGCTGCTGAAATATTAACTGTTCCGTTTGGAACTGTGATAACTTGTGCTGAACCTGTTAATGATGTTCCGTTGATTGACACGATAGAAAGCGTATCTCCTTCAACATCTGTATCATTTACAAGCGGAGTTAACGTAACAGTATTATCTTCTGCAACAGTGTATTCGTCTTTTACTGCAACAGGGGCATCGTTTACGGCTGTAACCGTGATTTCGATATTCGCTGTTGCTGTTAAGTTTCCGTCAGTAATCACATAAGGAAAACTAATTGGCGTTGTCGAGTTAAAATCTGCTGAAGGTGTAAATGTAATTACTCTCGAAGCTGAAATGTTAACCGTTCCGTTTGGAACTGTAATAACTTGCACTGAACCTGTTAATGTTGTTCCGTTGATTGAAACAATAGAAAGCGTATCTCCTTCAACATCTGTGTCGTTGTTTAATGGAGTTAATGTAACTGTGTTATCCTCTGCAACAGTATACTCATCTTTTACAGCAACCGGAGCGTCGTTTACTGGATTAACCGTGATTTCAACTGTTACAACATTACTGTCTAAGTTTCCGTCATTGGCTTTATAAGTAAAACTGTCTGTTATCGTTTCGCTTCCGTCGTGAATGTAAGTGAAAGATCCATCTGCATTTAAAATTAAAGTTCCATGAGATGGTCCTGTAACTAAAATTGCTGTTAAGGCATCGCCTTCTACATCTGTGTCGTTTGATAAAACACCTGTAGCTGCAGGAACATTTAAAGTTGCTCCTTCATTTATTGTGTATTCGTCTTTTACGGCAACCGGTGCATCGTTTACGGCTGTAACTGTAATTTCGATATTAGCTGTTGCGGTTAAATTTCCGTCTGTAATTACATAAGGGAAACTGATTGGTGTTGTTGA includes:
- a CDS encoding OmpA family protein gives rise to the protein MKMKKIVYTLFLSFFFFNAIAQKAVLAKAEKEYNDFAYADAIAIYEKLAAKGYEDEKMFQRLGNAYYFNAELPKAAAWYDKLFALNAQQEPEYLYRYSQSLKSIGDYAKADKMLDAFNKKTNTDSRGILFENNKNYLEQIKLNSGRFDISSANVNSESSDFGSAFYNNNLVFSSARKIGKAEGKTFKWTNKSFTNLYIAPIKADGNVYNPVLLNKEINSKFNESTPVFTKDGKTMYFTRNNYLDGKRGKNDKNITLLKLYKATLVDGNWSNITELPFNSDRYSTAHPALSLDEKKLYFASDMPGTLGQSDLYSVTINADGTFGKPQNLGPSINTEGRETFPFISGDNELYFATDGRPGLGGLDIVVSKILENGTFDQVQNIGEPINTKFDDFAFIIDSQTRKGYFSSNKKGGVGNDDIYKFTETKKLVCERTLTGTIFDSRASEKIEGAKVILFDENHQQIEEVTTAQDGSYSFKVNCNKKYFVRVERKQYPAKESSFAVTTSIDNKLDFTLEKEKIAAIEIPEIKAIKIGTDLGKTLNISMIYFDLGKWNITDAAAVELGKILAVMQEYPKMRIDIRSHTDSRSSAKSNLVLSDKRAKSIMAWLVSKGIDAKRLRGKGYGESQLLNRCKDGVKCSEEEHLKNRRSEFMIISI
- a CDS encoding PorP/SprF family type IX secretion system membrane protein translates to MKKIALVLLFCSAVGFAQQDAQYTQYMHNTININPAYAGSRGVMSIFGLYRTQWVGLDGAPETSTLSLNTPINSSNVGLGFSLVNDKIGPTTENNFSVDFSYSIQTSATAKLSFGIKGSANIFNLDPNKLTPEHQGDPQFSDFKNKFSPNVGAGVYWHSDKGYIGLSVPNFIQTNRYDDNDVAIFKEQINYYLIAGYVFNLDRYETIKFKPAILGKMVEGSPLQLDASANFMFNDKFVVGVSYRWSAALSALAGFQINKSMYIGYAYDRETTKLNNYNSGSHEIFLRFEFMKGYNRITSPRFF